In Malus sylvestris chromosome 15, drMalSylv7.2, whole genome shotgun sequence, a single genomic region encodes these proteins:
- the LOC126603495 gene encoding 12-oxophytodienoate reductase 2-like yields MSAAAQPPTIPLLTPYKLGNFNLSHRIVLAPLTRRRSYNNVPQPHAILHYSQRTSNGGLLIAEATGVSDTAQGYPNTPGIWTKEQVEAWKPIVDAVHAKGGVFFCQIWHVGRVSNSGFQPNGQAPISSTDKPIRLNGIDASEFTPPRRLRTDEIPQIVNDFRLAARNSIEAGFDGVEIHGAHGYLLDQFLKDHVNDRTDKYGGSLENRCRLPLEVVEAVVNEIGADKVGIRLCPFADYMDSGDSNPKELGLYMANALNKYGIVYCHVMVEPRMNTVGEIAEARQSLLPMRRAFHGNFIAGGGYDREDGNSAVAEGSADLIAYGRIFLANPDLPKRFELNAPLNKYNRETFYTPDPVIGYTDYPFLEATT; encoded by the exons ATGTCTGCTGCTGCTCAACCTCCCACAATTCCTCTCCTCACTCCCTACAAATTGGGAAACTTCAATCTTTCTCATAG AATTGTTTTAGCACCATTGACCAGACGGAGATCGTACAACAATGTTCCTCAACCACATGCTATCTTACATTACTCTCAGAGAACGTCGAACGGGGGTCTTCTCATTGCTGAAGCCACTGGAGTTTCCGACACAGCTCAAGG GTACCCGAACACACCTGGTATATGGACAAAGGAGCAAGTTGAAGCCTGGAAACCCATTGTTGATGCTGTTCATGCTAAAGGTGGCGTCTTCTTCTGTCAGATTTGGCATGTTGGAAGGGTTTCTAATAGCG GTTTTCAACCAAATGGGCAAGCTCCAATATCTTCTACTGACAAGCCGATACGATTAAATGGCATTGATGCTTCTGAATTCACGCCTCCAAGACGATTGAGGACAGATGAAATTCCACAAATTGTCAATGATTTTAGACTTGCTGCAAGGAATTCTATTGAAGCTG GCTTCGATGGAGTTGAAATTCATGGAGCGCATGGCTACCTTCTTGATCAGTTTCTGAAAGATCATGTGAATGATCGAACAGACAAATATGGTGGATCTTTAGAGAATCGTTGCCGCCTTCCTCTGGAAGTTGTTGAAGCTGTCGTTAACGAAATAGGAGCAGATAAGGTTGGAATTAGATTATGTCCATTTGCTGACTATATGGACTCAGGGGATTCAAATCCAAAAGAATTAGGCCTCTATATGGCCAATGCCTTGAACAAATATGGAATCGTGTACTGCCACGTCATGGTTGAGCCGAGGATGAATACAGTTGGAGAAATAGCTGAAGCTCGCCAGAGTCTTCTTCCCATGAGAAGGGCTTTCCATGGTAACTTCATTGCTGGTGGTGGCTATGACAGGGAAGATGGAAACAGTGCTGTGGCCGAGGGCAGTGCAGATCTTATTGCTTATGGCCGTATTTTCTTGGCGAATCCGGATTTGCCAAAGAGATTTGAACTTAATGCTCCTCTAAACAAGTACAACAGAGAGACATTCTACACACCTGATCCTGTCATTGGTTACACTGATTATCCATTTCTTGAAGCCACCACTTAA